The following proteins are encoded in a genomic region of Rhinolophus ferrumequinum isolate MPI-CBG mRhiFer1 chromosome 17, mRhiFer1_v1.p, whole genome shotgun sequence:
- the USP19 gene encoding ubiquitin carboxyl-terminal hydrolase 19 isoform X12, producing MSGGTSATGPRRGPPGLEEATSKKKQKDRANQESKDGDPRRGGSVSTPQEEQTKEELLLDWKQSADEVIVKLRVGAGPLRLEEVDTTFTDTDCVLRLPDGRQWGGVFYAEIESSCAKVQARKGGLLQLALPKKVPLLTWPSLLKKPLGTQELVSGLQCQENGQEPSPIALEPGSEPRRAKQEARNQKRAQGRGEVGAGAGPGAQAGPSAKRAVHLRRGPEGEGSRDGPGPRGDAPPFLAESATQAEAEEQLQVPPLNPQTCLLGSEESLALLAGEKAVSPRNDPISPAMTRSQDPEKGDRSKEEMAVAADAAPLVDEPDMVNLAFVKNDSYEKGPDSVVVHVYVKEICRDTSRVLFREQDFMLIFQTRDGNFLRLHPGCGPHTIFRWQVKLRNLIEPEQCTFCFTASRIDICLRKRQSQRWGGLEAPAARGAVGGAKVVVPTGPTPLDSTPPGGAPHPLTGQEEARAVEKEKPKARSEDTGLDGVAARTPMEHVAPKPEPHLASPKPTCMVPPMPHSPVSGDSVEEEEEEEKKVCLPGFTGLVNLGNTCFMNSVIQSLSNTRELRDFFHDRSFEAEINYNNPLGTGGRLAIGFAVLLRALWKGTHHAFQPSKLKAIVASKASQFTGYAQHDAQEFMAFLLDGLHEDLNRIQNKPYTETVDSDGRPDEVVAEEAWQRHKMRNDSFIVDLFQGQYKSKLVCPVCAKVSITFDPFLYLPVPLPQKQKVLPVFYFAREPHSKPIKFLVSISKENSSASEVLDSLSQSVHVKPENLRLAEVIKNRFHRVFLPSQSLDTVSPSDTLLCFELLSPELAKERVVVLEVQQRPQVPSIPISKCAACQRKQQSEDEKLKRCTRCYRVGYCNQLCQKTHWPDHKGLCRPENIGYPFLVSVPASRLTYARLAQLLEGYARYSVSVFQPPFQPGRMALEAQGPGCTTLLSTNSLEAGDSERDSIQPPELQLVTPLAEGDTGIARAWAAPDRGPVPSTSGVSSEMLASGSIDVGSMPAGERVSRPEAAVPGYQHPSETMNSHTSQFLIYKIDSSNREQRLEDKGDTPLELGDDCSLALVWRNNERLPEFVLVASKELECAEDAGSAGEAARAGHFTLDQCLNLFTRPEVLAPEEAWYCPQCKQHREASKQLLLWRLPNVLIVQLKRFSFRSFIWRDKINDLVEFPVRNLDLSKFCIGQKEEQLPSYDLYAVINHYGGMIGGHYTACARLPSDRSSQRSDVGWRLFDDSTVTTVDESQVVTRYAYVLFYRRRNSPVERPPRAGHSEHHPDLGPAAEAAASQGLGPGQAPEVAPTRTAPERFAPPVDRPAPTYSNMEEVD from the exons ATGTCTGGTGGGACCAGTGCCACTGGCCCAAGGAGAGGGCCCCCAGGACTGGAGGAGGCCACCAGTAAGAAGAAGCAGAAGGATCGAGCAAATCAGGAGAGCAAGGATGGAGACCCTAGGAGAGGTG GGTCAGTGTCCACTCCTCAAGAGGAGCAGACCAAAGAGG AATTGTTGCTCGATTGGAAGCAGAGTGCAGATGAGGTGATTGTCAAGCTGCGTGTGGGAGCTGGTCCCCTGCGGCTGGAGGAGGTGGATACTACGTTCACGGACACAGACTGTGTGCTGCGGCTTCCAG ATGGTCGGCAGTGGGGTGGTGTTTTCTATGCTGAGATAGAAAGTTCTTGCGCCAAAGTACAGGCTCGCAAAGGTGGCCTCCTGCAGCTGGCATTGCCCAAGAAGGTGCCTCtgctcacatggccttctctCCTG AAAAAACCTCTGGGGACCCAGGAGTTGGTGTCAGGGCTACAGTGCCAGGAGAATGGGCAGGAGCCGTCTCCCATTGCCCTGGAGCCAGGCTCTGAGCCCCGCAGGGCTAAGCAAGAGGCTCGGAACCAGAAGCGGGCCCAGGGACGTGGTGAGGTAGGCGCAGGGGCTGGCCCCGGGGCCCAGGCAGGGCCCAGCGCCAAGAGGGCTGTGCATCTCCGCAGAGGGCCAGAGGGGGAAGGGTCCAGAGATGGCCCTGGACCCCGGGGCGATGCCCCCCCCTTCCTGGCTGAGTCAGCTACCCAG GCTGAGGCTGAGGAACAGCTCCAGGTACCACCGCTGAACCCCCAGACCTGCCTCCTGGGCTCGGAGGAGAGTCTAGCACTTTTGGCAGGAGAGAAGGCAGTGTCCCCCAGGAATGACCCAATCTCCCCCGCCATGACTCGGAGCCAAGATCCTGAGAAAGGTGATCGTTCCAAAGAGGAGATGGCAGTAGCAGCAGATGCTGCACCCTTGGTGGATG AGCCCGACATGGTGAACCTGGCATTTGTCAAGAATGACTCGTATGAGAAAGGGCCGGACTCCGTGGTGGTGCATGTATACGTGAAGGAAATCTGCAGGGACACCTCTCGCGTGCTCTTCCGTGAGCAGGACTTCATGCTTATCTTCCAGACCAG GGATGGAAACTTCCTGAGGCTGCACCCGGGCTGCGGGCCTCACACCATCTTCCGTTGGCAGGTGAAGCTCAG GAACCTGATTGAGCCAGAGCAGTGCACCTTCTGCTTCACGGCCTCTCGCATTGACATCTGCCTCCGAAAGCGGCAGAGTCAGCGCTGGGGGGGCCTGGAGGCCCCAGCTGCACGAG GTGCAGTGGGTGGTGCAAAGGTGGTCGTCCCGACAGGTCCAACCCCTCTGGATTCAACCCCACCGGGAGGTGCCCCACACCCCCTGACAGGCCAGGAGGAAGCCCGGGCTGTGGAGAAGGAGAAACCCAAGGCTCGATCTGAGGACACAGGGCTGGATGGTGTGGCAGCCCGCACCCCCATGGAGCACGTAGCCCCAAAGCCAGAACCACACCTGGCCTCG CCCAAGCCTACATGTATGGTGCCCCCAATGCCCCACAGCCCTGTGAGTGGAGATAgcgtggaggaagaggaggaagaagagaagaaggtgTGTCTGCCGGGCTTCACTGGCCTTGTCAATCTCGGTAACACCTGCTTCATGAACAGCGTCATTCAGTCTCTGTCCAACACTCGGGAGCTCCGGGACTTCTTCCATG ACCGCTCCTTTGAGGCCGAGATCAACTACAACAACCCACTGGGGACAGGTGGGCGTCTGGCCATTGGCTTTGCCGTGCTGCTGCGGGCGCTGTGGAAAGGCACCCACCATGCCTTCCAGCCTTCTAAGCTGAAG GCCATTGTGGCGAGCAAGGCCAGCCAGTTCACAGGCTATGCACAGCACGATGCCCAGGAATTCATGGCTTTCCTGTTGGATGGGCTGCACGAGGACCTGAACCGCATACAGAACAAGCCGTACACGGAGACAGTGGACTCAGATGGGCGGCCCGATGAG GTGGTGGCGGAGGAAGCATGGCAGCGGCACAAGATGAGGAATGACTCTTTCATCGTGGACCTGTTTCAGGGCCAGTACAAGTCGAAGCTGGTGTGCCCTGTGTGTGCCAAG GTCTCCATCACGTTTGATCCATTCCTGTACCTGCCAGTGCCCTTGCCACAGAAGCAAAAGGTTCTCCCTGTCTTCTATTTTGCCCGGGAGCCCCACAGCAAGCCCATCAAG TTCCTGGTGAGCATCAGCAAGGAGAACTCCAGTGCAAGTGAAGTGTTGGACTCCCTCTCTCAGAGTGTCCACGTGAAGCCTGAGAACCTGCGTCTGGCCGAG GTGATTAAGAATCGCTTCCACCGTGTGTTCCTGCCCTCCCAGTCATTGGACACTGTGTCCCCATCCGACACGCTCCTCTGCTTCGAGCTGTTATCCCCAGAGTTGGCCAAGGAGCGGGTGGTGGTGCTAGAGGTACAACAG CGCCCCCAGGTGCCCAGCATCCCGATCTCCAAGTGTGCAGCCTGCCAGCGGAAGCAGCAGTCCGAGGACGAGAAGCTGAAACGCTGCACCCGGTGCTATCGAGTGGGCTACTGTAACCA GCTCTGCCAGAAAACCCACTGGCCTGACCACAAGGGCCTCTGCCGCCCTGAGAACATTGGCTACCCCTTCCTGGTCAGTGTACCTGCCTCACGCCTCACTTATGCCCGTCTTGCTCAGTTGCTAGAGGGCTATGCCCG GTATTCTGTGAGTGTATTCCAGCCGCCCTTCCAGCCTGGCCGCATGGCCTTGGAGGCCCAGGGCCCTGGCTGCACCACGTTGCTTTCCACTAACTCCCTGGAGGCTGGGGACAGTGAGAGGGACTCCATTCAGCCACCTGAGCTCCAACTGGTGACCCCCCTGGCTGAGGGGGACACAGGGATTGCCCGGGCATGGGCAGCCCCCGATCGGGGCCCTGTGCCCAGCACCAGTGGGGTTTCTTCCGAGATGCTGGCCAGTGGGTCCATTGATGTTGGCTCCATGCCTGCTGGTGAGAGGGTGTCCCGGCCCGAAG CTGCTGTGCCCGGGTACCAACATCCAAGTGAAACCATGAATTCCCACACATCCCagttccttatctataaaatcgACTCATCCAACCGAGAGCAGCGGCTAGAGGACAAAG GAGATACCCCACTGGAGCTGGGCGACGACTGCAGCCTGGCTCTCGTCTGGCGGAACAACGAGCGCCTGCCAGAGTTCGTGTTGGTGGCCTCCAAGGAGCTGGAATGCGCGGAGGATGCTGGCTCCGCCGGGGAGGCTGCCCGTGCCGGCCACTTCACTCTGGACCAGTGCCTGAACCTCTTCACGCGGCCGGAGGTGCTGGCACCCGAGGAGGCTTG GTACTGCCCACAGTGCAAACAGCACCGCGAGGCCTCCAAGCAGCTGCTGCTGTGGCGCCTGCCCAACGTGCTCATCGTGCAGCTGAAGCGCTTCTCCTTCCGCAGCTTCATCTGGCGCGACAAGATCAACGACTTGGTGGAGTTCCCCGTTCG CAACCTGGACCTGAGCAAGTTCTGCATCGGGCAGAAAGAGGAGCAGCTGCCCAGCTACGACCTGTACGCCGTCATCAACCACTACGGAGGCATGATCGGCGGGCACTACACTGCCTGTGCGCGCCTGCCCAGTGACCGCAGCAGCCAGCGCAGCGACGTGG GCTGGCGCTTGTTTGATGACAGCACGGTGACAACAGTAGACGAGAGCCAGGTTGTGACGCGTTATGCCTATGTACTCTTCTACCGCCGGCGGAACTCTCCCGTGGAGAGGCCCCCCCGGGCGGGTCACTCTGAGCACCACCCAGACCTAGGCCCTGCagctgaggctgctgccagccag GGACTAGGCCCTGGCCAGGCCCCCGAGGTGGCCCCCACGCGGACAGCCCCTGAACGCTTCGCCCCCCCTGTGGACCGCCCAGCCCCCACCTACAGCAACATGGAGGAGGTCGATTAG
- the USP19 gene encoding ubiquitin carboxyl-terminal hydrolase 19 isoform X1 produces the protein MSGGTSATGPRRGPPGLEEATSKKKQKDRANQESKDGDPRRGGNEIGSVSTPQEEQTKEELLLDWKQSADEVIVKLRVGAGPLRLEEVDTTFTDTDCVLRLPDGRQWGGVFYAEIESSCAKVQARKGGLLQLALPKKVPLLTWPSLLKKPLGTQELVSGLQCQENGQEPSPIALEPGSEPRRAKQEARNQKRAQGRGEVGAGAGPGAQAGPSAKRAVHLRRGPEGEGSRDGPGPRGDAPPFLAESATQAEAEEQLQVPPLNPQTCLLGSEESLALLAGEKAVSPRNDPISPAMTRSQDPEKGDRSKEEMAVAADAAPLVDGKEPDMVNLAFVKNDSYEKGPDSVVVHVYVKEICRDTSRVLFREQDFMLIFQTRDGNFLRLHPGCGPHTIFRWQVKLRNLIEPEQCTFCFTASRIDICLRKRQSQRWGGLEAPAARGAVGGAKVVVPTGPTPLDSTPPGGAPHPLTGQEEARAVEKEKPKARSEDTGLDGVAARTPMEHVAPKPEPHLASPKPTCMVPPMPHSPVSGDSVEEEEEEEKKVCLPGFTGLVNLGNTCFMNSVIQSLSNTRELRDFFHDRSFEAEINYNNPLGTGGRLAIGFAVLLRALWKGTHHAFQPSKLKAIVASKASQFTGYAQHDAQEFMAFLLDGLHEDLNRIQNKPYTETVDSDGRPDEVVAEEAWQRHKMRNDSFIVDLFQGQYKSKLVCPVCAKVSITFDPFLYLPVPLPQKQKVLPVFYFAREPHSKPIKFLVSISKENSSASEVLDSLSQSVHVKPENLRLAEVIKNRFHRVFLPSQSLDTVSPSDTLLCFELLSPELAKERVVVLEVQQRPQVPSIPISKCAACQRKQQSEDEKLKRCTRCYRVGYCNQLCQKTHWPDHKGLCRPENIGYPFLVSVPASRLTYARLAQLLEGYARYSVSVFQPPFQPGRMALEAQGPGCTTLLSTNSLEAGDSERDSIQPPELQLVTPLAEGDTGIARAWAAPDRGPVPSTSGVSSEMLASGSIDVGSMPAGERVSRPEAAVPGYQHPSETMNSHTSQFLIYKIDSSNREQRLEDKGDTPLELGDDCSLALVWRNNERLPEFVLVASKELECAEDAGSAGEAARAGHFTLDQCLNLFTRPEVLAPEEAWYCPQCKQHREASKQLLLWRLPNVLIVQLKRFSFRSFIWRDKINDLVEFPVRNLDLSKFCIGQKEEQLPSYDLYAVINHYGGMIGGHYTACARLPSDRSSQRSDVGWRLFDDSTVTTVDESQVVTRYAYVLFYRRRNSPVERPPRAGHSEHHPDLGPAAEAAASQASRIWQELEAEEEPVPEGPAPLGPWGPQDWVGPPPRGPTTPDEGCLRYFVLGTVAALVALVLNVFYPLVSQSRWR, from the exons ATGTCTGGTGGGACCAGTGCCACTGGCCCAAGGAGAGGGCCCCCAGGACTGGAGGAGGCCACCAGTAAGAAGAAGCAGAAGGATCGAGCAAATCAGGAGAGCAAGGATGGAGACCCTAGGAGAGGTGGTAATGAGATTG GGTCAGTGTCCACTCCTCAAGAGGAGCAGACCAAAGAGG AATTGTTGCTCGATTGGAAGCAGAGTGCAGATGAGGTGATTGTCAAGCTGCGTGTGGGAGCTGGTCCCCTGCGGCTGGAGGAGGTGGATACTACGTTCACGGACACAGACTGTGTGCTGCGGCTTCCAG ATGGTCGGCAGTGGGGTGGTGTTTTCTATGCTGAGATAGAAAGTTCTTGCGCCAAAGTACAGGCTCGCAAAGGTGGCCTCCTGCAGCTGGCATTGCCCAAGAAGGTGCCTCtgctcacatggccttctctCCTG AAAAAACCTCTGGGGACCCAGGAGTTGGTGTCAGGGCTACAGTGCCAGGAGAATGGGCAGGAGCCGTCTCCCATTGCCCTGGAGCCAGGCTCTGAGCCCCGCAGGGCTAAGCAAGAGGCTCGGAACCAGAAGCGGGCCCAGGGACGTGGTGAGGTAGGCGCAGGGGCTGGCCCCGGGGCCCAGGCAGGGCCCAGCGCCAAGAGGGCTGTGCATCTCCGCAGAGGGCCAGAGGGGGAAGGGTCCAGAGATGGCCCTGGACCCCGGGGCGATGCCCCCCCCTTCCTGGCTGAGTCAGCTACCCAG GCTGAGGCTGAGGAACAGCTCCAGGTACCACCGCTGAACCCCCAGACCTGCCTCCTGGGCTCGGAGGAGAGTCTAGCACTTTTGGCAGGAGAGAAGGCAGTGTCCCCCAGGAATGACCCAATCTCCCCCGCCATGACTCGGAGCCAAGATCCTGAGAAAGGTGATCGTTCCAAAGAGGAGATGGCAGTAGCAGCAGATGCTGCACCCTTGGTGGATGGtaaag AGCCCGACATGGTGAACCTGGCATTTGTCAAGAATGACTCGTATGAGAAAGGGCCGGACTCCGTGGTGGTGCATGTATACGTGAAGGAAATCTGCAGGGACACCTCTCGCGTGCTCTTCCGTGAGCAGGACTTCATGCTTATCTTCCAGACCAG GGATGGAAACTTCCTGAGGCTGCACCCGGGCTGCGGGCCTCACACCATCTTCCGTTGGCAGGTGAAGCTCAG GAACCTGATTGAGCCAGAGCAGTGCACCTTCTGCTTCACGGCCTCTCGCATTGACATCTGCCTCCGAAAGCGGCAGAGTCAGCGCTGGGGGGGCCTGGAGGCCCCAGCTGCACGAG GTGCAGTGGGTGGTGCAAAGGTGGTCGTCCCGACAGGTCCAACCCCTCTGGATTCAACCCCACCGGGAGGTGCCCCACACCCCCTGACAGGCCAGGAGGAAGCCCGGGCTGTGGAGAAGGAGAAACCCAAGGCTCGATCTGAGGACACAGGGCTGGATGGTGTGGCAGCCCGCACCCCCATGGAGCACGTAGCCCCAAAGCCAGAACCACACCTGGCCTCG CCCAAGCCTACATGTATGGTGCCCCCAATGCCCCACAGCCCTGTGAGTGGAGATAgcgtggaggaagaggaggaagaagagaagaaggtgTGTCTGCCGGGCTTCACTGGCCTTGTCAATCTCGGTAACACCTGCTTCATGAACAGCGTCATTCAGTCTCTGTCCAACACTCGGGAGCTCCGGGACTTCTTCCATG ACCGCTCCTTTGAGGCCGAGATCAACTACAACAACCCACTGGGGACAGGTGGGCGTCTGGCCATTGGCTTTGCCGTGCTGCTGCGGGCGCTGTGGAAAGGCACCCACCATGCCTTCCAGCCTTCTAAGCTGAAG GCCATTGTGGCGAGCAAGGCCAGCCAGTTCACAGGCTATGCACAGCACGATGCCCAGGAATTCATGGCTTTCCTGTTGGATGGGCTGCACGAGGACCTGAACCGCATACAGAACAAGCCGTACACGGAGACAGTGGACTCAGATGGGCGGCCCGATGAG GTGGTGGCGGAGGAAGCATGGCAGCGGCACAAGATGAGGAATGACTCTTTCATCGTGGACCTGTTTCAGGGCCAGTACAAGTCGAAGCTGGTGTGCCCTGTGTGTGCCAAG GTCTCCATCACGTTTGATCCATTCCTGTACCTGCCAGTGCCCTTGCCACAGAAGCAAAAGGTTCTCCCTGTCTTCTATTTTGCCCGGGAGCCCCACAGCAAGCCCATCAAG TTCCTGGTGAGCATCAGCAAGGAGAACTCCAGTGCAAGTGAAGTGTTGGACTCCCTCTCTCAGAGTGTCCACGTGAAGCCTGAGAACCTGCGTCTGGCCGAG GTGATTAAGAATCGCTTCCACCGTGTGTTCCTGCCCTCCCAGTCATTGGACACTGTGTCCCCATCCGACACGCTCCTCTGCTTCGAGCTGTTATCCCCAGAGTTGGCCAAGGAGCGGGTGGTGGTGCTAGAGGTACAACAG CGCCCCCAGGTGCCCAGCATCCCGATCTCCAAGTGTGCAGCCTGCCAGCGGAAGCAGCAGTCCGAGGACGAGAAGCTGAAACGCTGCACCCGGTGCTATCGAGTGGGCTACTGTAACCA GCTCTGCCAGAAAACCCACTGGCCTGACCACAAGGGCCTCTGCCGCCCTGAGAACATTGGCTACCCCTTCCTGGTCAGTGTACCTGCCTCACGCCTCACTTATGCCCGTCTTGCTCAGTTGCTAGAGGGCTATGCCCG GTATTCTGTGAGTGTATTCCAGCCGCCCTTCCAGCCTGGCCGCATGGCCTTGGAGGCCCAGGGCCCTGGCTGCACCACGTTGCTTTCCACTAACTCCCTGGAGGCTGGGGACAGTGAGAGGGACTCCATTCAGCCACCTGAGCTCCAACTGGTGACCCCCCTGGCTGAGGGGGACACAGGGATTGCCCGGGCATGGGCAGCCCCCGATCGGGGCCCTGTGCCCAGCACCAGTGGGGTTTCTTCCGAGATGCTGGCCAGTGGGTCCATTGATGTTGGCTCCATGCCTGCTGGTGAGAGGGTGTCCCGGCCCGAAG CTGCTGTGCCCGGGTACCAACATCCAAGTGAAACCATGAATTCCCACACATCCCagttccttatctataaaatcgACTCATCCAACCGAGAGCAGCGGCTAGAGGACAAAG GAGATACCCCACTGGAGCTGGGCGACGACTGCAGCCTGGCTCTCGTCTGGCGGAACAACGAGCGCCTGCCAGAGTTCGTGTTGGTGGCCTCCAAGGAGCTGGAATGCGCGGAGGATGCTGGCTCCGCCGGGGAGGCTGCCCGTGCCGGCCACTTCACTCTGGACCAGTGCCTGAACCTCTTCACGCGGCCGGAGGTGCTGGCACCCGAGGAGGCTTG GTACTGCCCACAGTGCAAACAGCACCGCGAGGCCTCCAAGCAGCTGCTGCTGTGGCGCCTGCCCAACGTGCTCATCGTGCAGCTGAAGCGCTTCTCCTTCCGCAGCTTCATCTGGCGCGACAAGATCAACGACTTGGTGGAGTTCCCCGTTCG CAACCTGGACCTGAGCAAGTTCTGCATCGGGCAGAAAGAGGAGCAGCTGCCCAGCTACGACCTGTACGCCGTCATCAACCACTACGGAGGCATGATCGGCGGGCACTACACTGCCTGTGCGCGCCTGCCCAGTGACCGCAGCAGCCAGCGCAGCGACGTGG GCTGGCGCTTGTTTGATGACAGCACGGTGACAACAGTAGACGAGAGCCAGGTTGTGACGCGTTATGCCTATGTACTCTTCTACCGCCGGCGGAACTCTCCCGTGGAGAGGCCCCCCCGGGCGGGTCACTCTGAGCACCACCCAGACCTAGGCCCTGCagctgaggctgctgccagccag GCTTCCCGGATTTGGCAGGAGCTGGAGGCCGAGGAGGAGCCGGTACCCGAGGGGCCTGCGCCCCTGGGTCCCTGGGGGCCTCAAGACTGGGTGGGCCCCCCGCCACGTGGCCCTACCACACCAGATGAGGGCTGTCTCCGGTACTTTGTTCTGGGCACCGTAGCAGCATTGGTGGCCCTTGTGCTCAACGTGTTCTACCCTCTGGTATCCCAGAGTCGCTGGAGATGA